A region from the Streptomyces tsukubensis genome encodes:
- a CDS encoding bi-domain-containing oxidoreductase produces the protein MKQVVQNYKSGELALLDVPVPGCKPGGVLVRSAYSLISTGTELMKVSEAGMSMLGKARSRPDQVAKVVQSVATNGVGATYRKVMGKLDSWTPLGYSLCGVVEQVGTGIDDVAVGDLVACAGNEHALHAELNWVPRNLYTPVPDGLEPRHAAFGTVGSIALQGVRRGEPQLGEVALVIGLGLIGQLVVQLLTASGVRVVGVDPDPVRCDLAVRLGAVTCGDPASAAVTSSVAELTGGHGVDQVYLAAGGSSNEPVELAVRLSRDRGRVVDIGKCRLDLPWNAYYMKELDVRFSRSYGPGRYDPEYELEGRDYPIGYVRWTERRNLACFLDLAARGRVDVEPLVSRIADFDDAVETYRNLKDGELKAVAVLFRYPEQKTGPAAGEEAGEESGQGSAEGAPELTVPAVRRGGGGAAPARSAGAPVRLAFIGAGNYATSMLLPHLARRDGVELAKVVTTTALSAANAQRKFGFREATTDLDAVLGDPSVDAVFVVTRHSSHAELTRRALLAGKTVFVEKPLALTEDELAAVLAAVEESGNDRLQVGFNRRFAPLVQEAGKQFGPRTGPANLRYLVNAGRLDQGSWYLRQDSEGSRFAGEGGHFIDTASRLLGADPVSVYAVAAPNEDLQVVLRYPGGSTATISYVTSGPAGFPKETLDLVADGRALRLDDFVRASVYGRKRWVSSRLPKARDKGQRAELDAFLEAVRTGGPMPIPLESLVATTAATLAVRVSLAGGAPVTLARAR, from the coding sequence GTGAAACAGGTTGTGCAGAACTACAAGAGCGGCGAGCTGGCGCTGCTCGACGTGCCGGTGCCGGGGTGCAAGCCGGGCGGTGTGCTGGTACGGAGCGCCTACTCGCTGATCTCCACCGGGACCGAGCTGATGAAGGTGTCCGAGGCCGGCATGTCGATGCTGGGCAAGGCCCGCTCCCGGCCGGACCAGGTGGCCAAGGTCGTGCAGAGCGTGGCCACCAACGGGGTGGGCGCGACCTACCGCAAGGTGATGGGCAAGCTGGACTCCTGGACTCCGCTGGGCTATTCGCTGTGCGGGGTGGTCGAGCAGGTCGGCACCGGGATCGACGATGTCGCGGTCGGTGATCTGGTGGCGTGCGCAGGTAACGAGCACGCCCTGCACGCCGAGCTGAACTGGGTGCCGCGGAACCTCTACACGCCCGTGCCGGACGGTCTGGAACCGCGGCACGCGGCCTTCGGCACCGTCGGTTCGATCGCGCTGCAGGGCGTCCGCCGCGGCGAGCCGCAGCTCGGAGAGGTGGCGCTGGTCATCGGCCTCGGGCTGATCGGGCAGCTCGTGGTGCAGCTGCTGACCGCATCGGGAGTCCGTGTCGTCGGGGTCGACCCCGACCCGGTGCGTTGTGACCTCGCGGTCCGTCTGGGCGCCGTGACCTGCGGCGATCCCGCTTCGGCTGCGGTGACGAGCTCCGTCGCCGAACTCACCGGCGGGCACGGCGTGGACCAGGTCTATCTGGCCGCCGGAGGCAGCAGCAACGAGCCCGTCGAGCTGGCCGTCCGGCTGAGCCGGGACCGTGGCCGGGTCGTGGACATCGGCAAGTGCCGTCTGGACCTGCCGTGGAACGCGTACTACATGAAGGAGCTCGACGTCCGGTTCTCCCGCTCCTACGGTCCCGGGCGTTACGACCCGGAGTACGAGCTGGAGGGGCGGGACTATCCGATCGGCTACGTCCGCTGGACCGAGCGCCGCAATCTGGCCTGCTTCCTCGACCTGGCCGCCCGTGGGCGGGTCGATGTGGAGCCCCTGGTCTCCCGGATCGCGGACTTCGACGACGCCGTCGAGACGTACCGGAACCTGAAGGACGGCGAGCTGAAGGCCGTGGCCGTACTGTTCCGCTACCCGGAGCAGAAAACCGGACCCGCGGCCGGGGAGGAGGCAGGGGAGGAGTCCGGGCAGGGTTCGGCGGAGGGCGCCCCGGAGCTGACCGTGCCCGCGGTACGGCGCGGCGGGGGAGGTGCCGCACCGGCCCGGTCCGCCGGGGCACCCGTACGGCTGGCGTTCATCGGTGCGGGAAACTACGCGACGTCGATGCTGCTGCCGCACCTGGCCCGCCGCGACGGCGTCGAACTGGCCAAGGTCGTCACCACCACGGCGCTGTCCGCGGCCAACGCCCAGCGCAAGTTCGGCTTCCGCGAGGCGACCACCGATCTCGACGCCGTACTCGGAGACCCGTCCGTCGACGCGGTGTTCGTGGTCACCCGGCACAGCTCGCACGCCGAACTGACCCGCAGAGCCCTGCTGGCGGGCAAGACGGTCTTCGTGGAGAAGCCGCTGGCGCTCACCGAGGACGAACTGGCCGCTGTGCTCGCCGCGGTCGAGGAGTCCGGCAACGACCGGCTCCAGGTGGGCTTCAACCGCCGTTTCGCCCCCCTGGTCCAGGAGGCCGGGAAGCAGTTCGGCCCCCGCACCGGCCCGGCGAACCTCCGCTACCTGGTCAACGCGGGACGGCTGGACCAGGGCAGCTGGTACCTCCGGCAGGACTCCGAGGGCTCGCGGTTCGCCGGCGAGGGCGGGCACTTCATCGACACGGCGAGCCGGCTGCTCGGCGCCGACCCGGTCTCCGTGTACGCGGTTGCAGCACCCAACGAGGACCTCCAGGTCGTGCTCCGCTACCCGGGCGGCTCCACCGCCACCATCAGCTATGTCACCAGCGGCCCGGCCGGTTTCCCCAAGGAGACCCTGGACCTGGTCGCCGACGGCCGTGCGCTGCGGCTCGACGACTTCGTCCGCGCCTCGGTGTACGGCCGCAAGCGGTGGGTCAGCTCCCGGCTGCCCAAGGCCCGGGACAAGGGCCAGCGCGCCGAGCTGGACGCCTTCCTGGAGGCCGTACGGACCGGCGGACCGATGCCGATACCCCTGGAGTCGCTGGTCGCGACCACCGCGGCCACCCTCGCCGTACGGGTCAGCCTGGCCGGCGGTGCACCGGTGACGCTGGCGAGGGCCCGATGA